In Malus sylvestris chromosome 15, drMalSylv7.2, whole genome shotgun sequence, a single genomic region encodes these proteins:
- the LOC126601178 gene encoding uncharacterized protein LOC126601178: protein MLVGVKLQLAWKPRINQNANQSFAGNINPRRLPHHLRLPPRRLSSVSVQSQYVKEASGRPFSSHYTETVGSPSLSQSSLQWNLTHRRLFFLNVVACAVAVSATCLFFSAIPTLLAFKRAAQSLEKLMDVMREELPDTMAAVRLSGMEISDLTMELSDLGHEITQGVRSSTRAVRVAEERLRGLTNMASSGSKSEN from the exons ATGTTGGTGGGTGTGAAATTACAGCTGGCGTGGAAACCTAGGATTAACCAGAACGCAAACCAGAGCTTTGCGGGCAACATAAACCCTCGCCGTCTGCCCCACCATCTCAGGCTACCGCCTCGACGGCTCAGTTCAGTGTCCGTCCAGTCGCAGTATGTTAAAGAAGCATCTGGGCGGCCATTTTCTTCTCATTACACTGAAACTGTCGGATCTCCATCACTTTCTCAGTCTTCACTTCAGTGGAACCTCACCCACCGCCGCCTTTTCTTCCTCAATGTCGTTGCTTGCGCG GTAGCAGTTTCGGCGACATGTCTCTTCTTCTCTGCAATCCCCACCCTCCTG GCTTTCAAAAGGGCAGCTCAATCACTTGAAAAGCTGATGGATGTTATGAGGGAAGAGCTTCCCGACACGATGGCTGCTGTTCGCTTATCCGGGATGGAGATTAGTGACCTCACTATGGAGCTCAGTGATCTTGG CCATGAAATTACACAAGGCGTTAGAAGTTCCACTCGTGCTGTTCGTGTGGCGGAGGAGAGGTTGCGCGGCTTGACAAACATGGCTTCATCAG GTAGTAAGTCAGAAAACTGA